From a single Plasmodium coatneyi strain Hackeri chromosome 4, complete sequence genomic region:
- a CDS encoding Eukaryotic translation initiation factor 3 subunit C, whose product MQSKFWAKGADDDSGDNITESSDDEVDDKKPLVSAQAERWAAIDSSSSEEEERVIKSYEGKRIDFYKNIGNSLNESMESSDFNQLLKDYESLYKFMVKESSERIPNFAIVYLDKLSKYVETTFQNNVEKKDLSKSKAQTLNKLKAKIRKCSAYYQNKLNLYHENPEEFKAAMENDLDDEEDENDDEEEEESEDDEAEDEVKEGTKEKAKEEKTPGEEDSDDWSNSEEEEYVSDDADDKTKSAMSKWGLKTSEKVEKKKVLKTKVKKEGTKKEEKVTHVDENQSAKNKAYAELLSTKNLSEEVIRNRVKFVIEKRGRKGLDKHEHINILSKLCELAKTVSTQSYIEVLEQLINLEFDVVSSLYTYMSFNIWNKAFKYIELILDLLIQNENFYLVSINITEEITEEVINEKEKISRSCKTLISFLAKLDDELLKALIYIDAQTEEYRRRLGKTVHMIGLLYKGYNYVKFNKKMPELAIFISTRILEHMYYKPEALFMQVWNFITNGKDNNSLSVDAEGSSNPNGKADHYAQANGDATNGAEKVPTKGEDNISPKQIVEKYVYEIFEHGTKQQKVKALLQLSFHRSLHDEFLEAKELLNVSNVHELALSSDMQTQILYNRNLIQLGLCAFRHGKIFEAHCCLGEICSQNKHRELIAQGVSNLKNQEKTLEQERAEKRRLLSFHMHISIELIECVNNICAMLLEVPNLARHSFESKKDIISRQFRRFLDIYDKQVFNSPPENNKEIILLATKYLQKGNWKMCCEKIFSLSIWSKFNDREKVQNILREKIKQEAMRTYIFRYISIYDSFSVDQLCIMFDLNQNVVHSILSKMMINHEIPACWNESSSHILINKVNPTALQTVAIKLAENINEIMEQNELTLNMRNPKFMFMQEKRTQMKDEKSNWSHKKGDGKYGKGYHQHKNPHYKKNYKEKSMPKGFA is encoded by the exons atgcaatCCAAGTTTTGGGCCAAGGGCGCGGATGACGACAGTGGGGATAACATTACTGAATCATCCGACGATGAAGTTGAT GACAAGAAGCCCCTAGTATCAGCGCAGGCGGAGCGCTGGGCAGCCATTGACAGCAGCAGttcggaggaagaagaaagagtaATAAAAAGctatgaaggaaagagaatAGATTTCTACAAAAACATTGGGAACAGTCTAAATGAGAGCATGGAAAGTAGTGACTTCAATCAGCTGCTAAAGGATTATGAGAGTTTATACAAATTTATGGTTAAGGAAAGTTCTGAACGGATCCCAAATTTTGCCATTGTGTATTTGGACAAACTTTCAAAATATGTGGAGACAACATTTCAGAACAATGTGGAGAAGAAGGACCTCAGTAAGAGCAAAGCACAGACGCTGAACAAGTTAAAGGCGAAGATCAGAAAGTGCAGTGCGTATTATCAGAATAAACTGAATCTGTACCATGAGAATCCGGAGGAATTTAAGGCCGCCATGGAGAATGACCtggatgatgaagaagacgaaaacgatgatgaagaggaagaagaaagtgaagatGACGAAGCGGAGGATGAGGTAAAAGAAGGGACGAAAGAAAAGgcgaaggaggagaagaccCCTGGAGAAGAGGACAGCGATGATTGGTCAAAcagtgaagaggaagaatatgTATCCGACGACGCAGATGATAAAACGAAAAGTGCTATGAGCAAATGGGGATTGAAAACGAGTGAAAaagtggagaagaaaaaagtactaaagacgaaggtgaaaaaggaaggaacgaagaaggaagaaaaggtaacCCATGTGGACGAAAACCAATCTGCAAAGAATAAAGCATATGCAGAATTGTTAAGCACGAAAAATTTATCAGAAGAGGTCATAAGAAATAGAGTCAAATTTGTGATTGAAAAGAGGGGTAGGAAAGGATTAGACAAACATGAGCATATTAACATTTTGTCCAAGTTATGTGAGCTAGCCAAAACAGTAAGCACACAGTCCTACATAGAAGTACTGGAACAGTTGATTAACCTCGAATTTGACGTCGTCTCAAGTTTATACACCTATATGTCCTTCAACATTTGGAACAAGGCCTTCAAATACATTGAGCTTATCCTAGATTTGCTAATTCAGAACGAGAACTTTTATTTAGTGTCCATCAATATTACGGAGGAAATTACTGAAGAGGTTATAAacgagaaggagaaaatttccCGCTCTTGTAAGACACTTATATCATTTTTGGCCAAATTGGATGATGAGTTGCTGAAGgcgcttatatatatagatgcCCAGACGGAGGAGTACAGGAGGAGGTTGGGAAAAACTGTCCACATGATTGGTTTGCTTTACAAAGGGTACAATTACGTGAagtttaacaaaaaaatgcccgAACTGGCTATATTCATTTCGACGAGGATTCTTGAGCACATGTATTACAAACCGGAAGCACTGTTCATGCAGGTATGGAACTTCATCACAAATGGTAAGGATAACAATTCCCTGTCGGTGGATGCGGAGGGAAGCAGCAACCCAAATGGGAAGGCAGACCACTACGCGCAAGCGAATGGCGATGCCACAAATGGTGCAGAGAAAGTGCCCaccaaaggggaagacaaCATTTCGCCAAAACAGATCgttgaaaaatatgtgtacgaAATATTCGAGCATGGAACGAAGCAGCAGAAGGTGAAGGCACTGCTCCAGTTGTCCTTCCATAGAAGCTTGCACGACGAATTTTTGGAAGCAAAGGAATTATTAAACGTTTCCAATGTGCACGAACTGGCGCTAAGTTCAGATATGCAAACGCAAATTCTTTACAACCGAAATTTGATTCAGTTAGGATTATGTGCCTTTAGACATGGGAAAATATTCGAGGCCCACTGTTGCCTAGGGGAAATATGCTCCCAAAATAAGCACCGAGAGTTGATCGCCCAAGGAGTATCAAACTTAAAGAATCAGGAAAAAACTCTAGAACAGGAAAGAGCCGAAAAGAGAAGACTACTCTCCTTCCATATGCACATTTCAATTGAGCTAATTGAATGTGTGAATAACATCTGCGCAATGCTGTTGGAAGTACCCAATTTAGCTAGACATTCATTTGAATCCAAGAAGGATATTATTTCGAGGCAGTTCAGACGATTCCTAGATATATATGACAAGCAAGTTTTTAATAGCCCCccagaaaataataaagaaattattttacTAGCCACAAAATATTTGCAGAAAGGAAATTGGAAAATGtgttgtgaaaaaatatttagcTTATCCATTTGGTCTAAATTTAATGATAGGGAAAAAGTACAGAATATACTAcgcgaaaaaattaaacaggAGGCTATGCGAACATACATTTTTAGATACATTTCCATATATGACTCCTTCTCTGTGGACCAGCTATGCATAATGTTCGACCTCAATCAGAATGTCGTGCATTCCATTTTGAGCAAAATGATGATAAACCATGAGATTCCTGCGTGCTGGAATGAAAGCAGCAGTCATATTCTCATCAACAAGGTGAACCCCACGGCCCTCCAAACCGTGGCAATCAAATTGGCCGAAAATATTAATGAGATTATGGAGCAGAACGAGCTGACCCTGAATATGCGCAACCCGAA GTTCATGTTCATGCAGGAGAAACGCACGCAGATGAAGGACGAGAAGTCCAACTGGTCACACAAGAAGGGCGATG